The Coffea arabica cultivar ET-39 chromosome 6e, Coffea Arabica ET-39 HiFi, whole genome shotgun sequence genome contains the following window.
GGACAAAAATGCCCAATGAACAGGACCCAAAACGTCttcttataatatatatatatataaaaaatatatatatatatatataatactaGGGATTGCTTCCCACGCAAGGCGTTGGAGCTTTAGACCTGTTAGCAAGGTTCCTTATTATGAAAAACCAGTATATATTAGTAAGGTGTCATTGAGTTTAAGCAATTCCTGATTTTCACTTTTCTGTTTTATTAGCAGAGGAGAACTGGTCTGAGTTTTTATATAATTGATTGCTGCTTGAAATTGTCATTGTACTGAGAAGTAACGAAGAGAAAACAAACTTGATTAAATATATAGAGTATTATGCAGGGGTGAGGGAAGGGAaaaagttggaagagaaaaagaagcgAAGATAAGAAACAGAAAATAGTAGGAATGCAGAAGTTGTATACACAATCTATAAGCACAATAAGTGTCGTACAATGAATGAGCATGAGCAATTGCTTTCATTGCATGAAGTTTTAGGCTCTGATATTAAGTGTAAGCAGAAATCAACAGAGTGAGTTTCTTGCTATAAAAGTTTAAGAATAATGTCTATGTTGCTattaaaaaacaaaagcaatAACTGACGCTAGTTCAGGCTTGTGTCGTGAACTGAGTGTGTTACACGAGTTCAAAATGCTTAGTCCATTCAAAGAGCTCCAGTTCTGATTTCTTTTCTGCAGCACCATGAATCTACCAATTACAAAATTGTCCATGAGCAAAGCTTGTAACAACTAAAAAACATCCAACATAAAGCATTGTCAAcgaaaacattttttttattctataATAAAGAGATCATGCATCTATTGTGACTAAATATGCAATGAAAATGATGCGTTTCTCAATCTTCATTACACAAGGAGGAAAGTTTTAGTCAAAGTAACAGCAGGGGTTGGTATGTGGAGAAGGTGCGAGTATAATAGCATAGAGGTAGTAATAGATGGGAAAACACTACTGAATATCTATTATGGTGATGCAATCTAAAATGGATTCAGCAGAAGAAATAAGTCTGTATAATTCAGATGTagagaagaaaatgaaacaagaagATTAATAAGCATGAGTTATTGTACAGCATTAATGAGAATTGATGCTCAGGTTAAATCAGTGAATAGTGTTTTGCTATGTTTAATTACATTTTTCTCCTTAGAGATGCTTAATTCAATAGACTAAATGTCTCGAATTCTTGTGCAAGAGGGTCATTTTGGCATAAGCTTTCCACCACTGCTCTTGTTCTTTGCTTTCGTTTTCTGCATCTACACTATTTTTGGGCTTGCAAATTCTCTCTGATTGTAATGTGTaattttttcccctcatttctTTGCTGATTCTAATGCCTAATATATTGGGTCTctgttttttcaaaaattttgattttgttattACCCAGAAATTTTGATGCTATCTCTGCTGTGTCTCTTTCTTAGCTGTCCTGGCCTTTGCTTTGACTGGTGTGCATAAAAATGGCCGCAGGAAGCTTGACAGCTGAAGTGGTAGAGGACAAGCTAAGGAAGTATATGAGCGGATTCCAGTACCAAGATTGGCTAAAAAAAGACCAACAACTGCAATTACTTTGTTATGTTTTGTCTTTGAAAGCAACTTTATTGTCACATTGCTTTCACCAGCATCCAAGATTCCTAATGCTAAAATTGTATGCATCTTGCTCACAGTGTCCTGATGCTTATCCAGAATAAATTTTTCCAATGGCCGTCTGTTAAATGAGGCAAAAATATCAGGGAATCACTGTTAAATGAGGCAAAAAACTACCTGAATGCATCAACAGGGGAATCGCTGGCACATCTGATGTCAAAGGCTCCAGCAATGATATGGCCTCACTCAGACCAGTCCCAGCACATGATATGCCAAACATAAGAGCTGGACTATGACGAACATGTGGATTATATGATTCAGAGAGCAGGGAGACGATTTGAAGAGTCTACATTTTAAGGTTAGCAACTCAATTAGATGGATTGTTCAATATGTGCATTTTCATCGATCCTTGTAGAAGGTTAGAAAAAATTAAGAGCGAATACATCATATGAAAAGTTGTTTGGAGAAGTAAAGCCTTGGTGTCAAATTCTTATAGCCTAGAACATAAACCATATGCAAGTGCCAAACCTGAACATAAGAGAAACTAACCCAGTGCCAAAACCACAGTGTGCCTAACATTGTCACTCAATTCTGATGCAGCAAAATGCAGCAGCTGTCGAATGGCCTTGTTGTTTGCAGTTCTACTGTAAGCCAATGCCAATGCATACATTTATCCATAACGTAGTATGGGGTCTTGATCCCAAGTTATCTGCTCAATCAGTGTATGAGTTGCTTCTTCTGTTCCATAAACTGTCAAGAGCTATTCCCAATGCCAAATCGTTAGAAATGTCCAACTGACTTTTGATTTCTCTTTTTCACAAAAAGAGAGAATAAGAGAGAATTCATTAAGCttttaattttagaaatagattATAGACGTTAAGCACAGATGTTCGTGTACGTGTAAAGGACATTCTTTAAGGTAGGTACTATGCTGAATAACCTGTAGGAGACAATTTTTAAAAAAGGCGGAAAAGTGCAAAGATAAAAATAGGTACTTTTTTACATAATACAACAAGGCAAATACCTCAGCATTAGTGCTTGTTAGACTATCACACAGGAACTGATTTATGCCTTCCCCATAGTAGACAATGCTTGTGTTTCTCGTAGTGCTGTTGTGTTAAACTTAGCCTAATTTATAGCCCTGGTGAGCCAGTTCTGAGAGTTTAAACAAATACGAAATGTTAGATAGAAATGACTACTTTTATCATTATGCAACATATAAAATGATGAGCAAAGCAGGTGCACAGTAAGGTGTTGACGGTTCTGACAGCATGCATAATGCTATTAGCGTATATAGTTGCATTATGACAAATACCATTTCTCATCTCAACAGATTGCTTTATTTTGTTGAGAATTAGGACATGCAATGTAATATgcaaaaaaccaaaaattagTAAAATACTTCAAAGAAATCCAGTAAACTGAGAAACTATCTTgggaagagaagaaaagaaaatagggAAAATGCCTTAGTTATAATAACTACATAAGAATTGCAATGTCAACTGTATGGAAGTCTCTCCAGACAgtattccttttatttttgataaCCTCTCAGCATAAACATCTTCCTTGAGACTGGAAAGTTGGTCCttcattttcaaaagaaaagcttGGTGTTCATTCTCTACAAGGTTAAATGCTATTTGAAATCCCAATAAAGCATCATTGTTGCTTTCTGTTCTTAAGAGTTTCTCAAATACAACAGCAATGTCCTCTGGTCTATCCAAAAACATGAGAAGCTGACATATGCTTAAATAATGAGGTGATGTCTGTTTTTAGAATACTCTAACAGGAAGATGCTGTATCTGCATTAAAGTAGTTGAGGgtcaaaatttctcaaattttgaCATCTGATATATTTGGACTAATGTTCTCTAGAATTAGGAATAAGGTTAACAAGAATGAATTAGATAGATATAACCACTGTTCTGATATTTTCTAGAGCTGACAAAATTGTGAGAGACATGATTACAATAGTATAGGATTACTTGAATGTTGTCACTTCTTATAACTGCTTCCCCAATCTTATCCAATCTTTGGTATTTTATGGCTATTCTCACAGCTTATTGATGTTTTCTGTTAGTTATAAACCTACAGGGAGGTCCAAAAATGAGATAATGAGAAAAAGTTCAAATCTCTAGTGTAATCTAGCATTTCAGAAGTTTACATACTTATCAAGCATCCTTTCAACAATGGGTTTTGATCTTGAATCTATCTTTGCTGCTTTATTTGACTCAGCAGCCTTGGTCTTTAGGTCAAGACATTCGTCTATAGCTTTAGCTGAGACACAAAAGCATATAATAGAAAGATAAGTAAGAAGTGCATGCCATGGTTAAAAAGAAATGCATAGTTAAGTTATGTAGTACCAGTGCCACTTTATAGTCAAAACTCAGTATTTATCTAAccatgatttattttcttataaatGCAATACATATAAATACTGAACAAATTTAGAAGGCAGAATTCAAGAATAACATCCTACCTATAATACTTCGAACATAATCTGAATCTTCTGATACATCGAATAGAAGGTCAGCTCCAAGGGCATACGACAATGAGTGATTTAGTTCATTCAAATAACAAATGACCTGAGAGGGGAGACAGAGATTTGTTATAAATAATGAATGCAtacaaaagcaaaaataactTATGCTTCCTCTTCTTGAGATGTATTTTACATAACCTGGTAAAATGTATGCTAACATATTAATCAAGAAGATGGGCACTCTGTAGAAGTAGGCTTTAAAACAAAAACTTCCAACAAAACTATTGTTTAGAAGGATTTCGAGTTTCTCTAATCATAAACTTCAAAGTAAGGTAGATGATTATTTCTATCATCCAATTTATTATATAAAACAGGCAAGAAGAGAATTAAAGATACAGGAAAAGCATGTTTGAATCTTTGAGGCCAGTAATGCAGCTAGTTGCCTCTGGGTCTCATCAAAGTCCTCATCTTCATATACACTCTCACTGCAAAACGATAAACACTAAGTAATCAATTTTCTGAACATACAAAAAGTTGTGTACATACAACTGCAAGAATGAGTAATAAGGGTAGCATCATGAGAGTTCAGCAATAACTAACATTTGCATAAAGCTTGTAATAAGAGCAGAAAAAAGACATTTTCCCAACAAAAGCAGTAATTAGTTGTATGAGCTTTAAGAAAAAGATCAAGCAAGAGGTTGGAATGACAAAAATGCCCCTAAGGAGAGCAGATCAAATGTAATCAACACTAACCTCTGTTCTTTGAACATTTCCTAAGGATATTTGTAAAAGTATAAGCTAGCTCAATAAATGAAGCAATGGTATGAGTTATTGACTCAGAAGGGCTAGTGGCTGAGATGAAAATtgactcaagaattcaagcaatGGTATCCAAAAACCAATGAACAGCAGCCAGTTGTACCAGCTGCAACAAAACGAACAAGCGCCGGGccaaaatgacaaaaatgccgCTGGGGAGAGCACATGAAAACCAATGAACAGTATCCAAAAACGCCTTCTTATAATatataaggatatatatatatatatataacaagctatttttttgaaaagataACTAAAGGCCGAAGAGCCCAAAGAGCAAAATGTAATAATGATTAGGGCTGAAGAATTAAGGAATTGAGGAAGATAGAAGGAGAGGAAAGAGAACAAAAATGATAGGGAAGATAGACTTCAAAATAAGGAGATAAAAGAGTAAAATTGATTGTCTGGGTAAGGAGACTACAATTCACATACAAACTGATCTTCATTACATCCCCAATCTCCTATGTATAGATTCAGCTTATAGAGTAGTTACCATGTAACTAACATTCCTCTTGCAACTAATTGGTCTAATTATCAGATTGGGTCATAACACAAAACTTGCTTATCCCTGTTATAACTACCATGGATGAGATTTCAGGTCCATGGGTACTTTTTCAAGTGTTCCACCAAAAGCACCGGCAATATCCTCCGTAGTAACAGTCAACAAAAGATCAACTAACTCTGCAGGGACTAACTCAAAATGCTTCTCTACAAGGACTAACTTAAAATTCCTCACGTGGCAGCCATATAAAATAATTGCTGTTTTTTAGACGTAGGTTCTACAAAGAGGGTTATTTTTCTAGCTATAATTGGTGTTTTGCATATGAGTATTTCCCTCCTTCGGATTGATAGAGAATCAATACTGCACAAGAATATAAGATTGGTAATTAGAATTACCTCTGTAATTCTTTCACTGAATATAAAGTAATTAGAAATACTGTTGTTATATGTTATCaaacatttttaaaatattttgtatCAAATGTTAGTGATATTTTcgaaaaaatcattcaaaacatctTTTACATTTtactaaaataaatttttcatccCTAAATTTTAAAATGCTAACTTCAAATTTGGTTCAAGCCTAGGTTTCTGATCACTTTTTAACTTCAATACACCATATGACCCATATATAGTCATTTTTGTGTGCAAAAAGGTCAGATATTTGTAGTTAAACAAATTGCTCAACCCGCattcatttttgctcctaaaAAGGATTTGTAGCTAAATAAATTACCCAACTCACATCCattttttgcccttaaaaataTGAGTTTTAATCTTTTTGTCCCTAAAACAATGATTACGTATAGGTCACAAGATGAACTTAGGCCAAAACTTAGTTGGAAACCTAGGGATCAAAATTGATCGACTTGATTTTGTAAGAAATGTAAAGTTCAGTATTTTAAaataagggatgaaaaaaatcatttgctaaaatgtaaaggatgttttgaatgattttccatGCTTTTCTCAACAGTTCATGCAATTAGTTATAAGTTTCAACTTtcaattagtatatgtatatTATTAACACGGGGGAGAAGTGTGATTTAAAAAGCGGATAGAGGTTTCAATTTTAACCATTAAGCTAAGCCCTCGTCAACTATAGTGTTATAAATCTGTAAAATAAGCATTTTAATGCTCCACTTAATATTATCTTATAAACTATAAGCCATATTCTATATAACTGGGGCTGAATTAGAACTAAAAATATTTACGTAGCAATccatgtttcttttttcttttttggaacagcAAATGCCGAATGCATAAGAAATGTCtacagttttttctttttgcccttTTCCCTTGTCTGAGAAGATAAACATAAATTGATCTCCTTGAACCAATTAGTCATCTCTTACCATTGTCAGAAGTTTAAATTGGCATCCCTACCTTGTAACTTTGTCACGGTTTTTGAGCTTTGATGCAGGCCCATTAGTTTTTGcccaaaattcattttctttttgttctttttaacCACTGTTCTGATTATATGCAGGAATTAGCAACTAATGGCAGATGCATCTTGATCATCACAATTCCATTCTAAGCTCAATTCTTTATTTATTGTTCATATGTATTCTGCTACTGCAGAAATAGCAGGTTTGGTTTCATAAATTGCCCTGCAAGTTAGGCATACACTACAAGTCTTGAGTACCATTAGTCACTTCTACAAGTTCTCCAACGCCCATCTTTCATACAGGCCAAAACTGTGCATGGAAGATTTGCCCGCTAAACAAAATTAGTTTAAAGTAGGTGAGCTCCATAACCCACCTCAAATCTACCAGCTATTTTGCCTACAAATCTCCCTGAACAATCTAATCTACAAATCATCCGCTTCAACAAAAgggaagaaataaaaaaaggatagagaaaggaaaaaggaaagctaACCAGCTTGAGCTGGGGGGAGCGGCTTCGAAGGAAGCTTAGCCGCCGGCTTGGATTGCTGCTGCCGAGCAGCTGCAGGAGCTGGGGTTTTCTTAGCTGCGGCCATAGGAACCTTCTGAGCAGCAAAAACCCCTCAAGACTTCCTTTTCAACCGGACCTTTTTCAAGAAAGATTAATCAACGGTATATCCATTGTGTATCAAAATATTTTATCGATCTATACTATCGAAGAAGAGGGACCAGAGAAACAGAGAGAGAGCAGAGCTTGATGAACAAAGAGACAAGGGAGAAAATGGAacgagaaaataaaaagaagaagatagagATGGAGGCTAATAAGGAGGCGGGGAATTATCCTTAGAGGGCTGGAAACTCTTTTTGGGCTAAAAGGACGATCCTGACCTGGAGATGGTTGTCTACACACCACACAAAAGGCATATTTTGGGTTATTATTGTCAACACAGTTTTTGTGATTGTCACCTAATTACCAAAATATCCTTTTCAAGACAGATGAAAAAAACTGTAGATCAAACCGTAATCTGGCTCAATGGACATTCAAAAGGTTGCAGTACAGCCAGCATGACAGGCTGCGTGATGGTTagttgaaatgacaaaaatgccaCAGAGGAGAGCAGATGAAAATTGCAATGAACAGTAATTTTCAAACGTCTTCTATAGTGTAACTtacaagggtatttttgaagGTTGTGGGAGGATAGCTGCGTACGGGAACCCAAAACGTGTTCTACAACATTCGGCTAAAGCTTGCGGCAGATGAAATTTGAAGGACAAAAATGCCCAATGAACAGGAACCCAAAACGCCttcttatatattatattatatatatactaggTGGTTTTCCCCGCGCAAGGCGCGGGTGGTGCCTGGGGGTGGTCTGCGTTCGTTTGATTATGAGGAATAATTGGTCATGAAAATTGAGAGGTTATTGTGGTTAAATTTGTTGAGGTATATGAATATGGACAATGAGTATATTAACACGCTTATATTATAGGTTTTCTGTTTTTGGTAGATTGTAGTCCAACCAATCTGAGTTTAGACTGGTTGGTAGTTTATCTACCATCAAAAGAGTTGAATATGTACATAAAAGTTGTCTTTTTACATGCCTTTTACAAAAGTGATAATAGGCATAGTTAGTGGTGTAGATGGAATCCACACTACATTTGCGTTATGTTGGTCGCAAAAGCAAAAGTTGTTGTGCGAAGCTTACTGAGACTAATCTTCATCATCTGATCTTGCAGTTCGCTGTTTTTTTGGTGGACTTTCTGTTATTTTGAGTGAAGTCAAGAGGCAGTCATCAATCTTAGCTTTTGTGGATCCTTGTGCTCTGTTACTTGGTGTGAGTGATAGTGTTGCAGTGTCTTCTTCGTTTTCAATGTCCATTGGTTCTTCTTCGTCCTCTGCACTTGTTCCTTTTGTGTATTTTTAAGCGCTGCTGCTTCCTGCTGCTCCTGTCAGTCTGCTACCTTGTTCAGCTAGATAGATCTTGTGAGCAACTATAGCTGTGTATTTTTGAGTTGCAGAAGGCTCATAGCTATAAGGTGCCTTTTTTATGAAGCAGATAATGGTGTTGTCGCTGATGCATTCTTCTATAGCTCTATAAGGAATGTTATTCTGCAGTTGTGTAACATACGTTATTCAGATGATTTATCGTGTACTGTGTAATGATTAGCTAAACTTGATTTGTAGGGGAAAGTCATAGTTGTGATAATTACCTCCGATTCTTGTTGCTGAATTTCTGAGATTTTATATGGCAAGAGCTGCTGAGCATCTTTTCCATATAGATCAAGTGTAATGTTACCACTCCAATCCGTGAAATCAACAGTTATTCTTGGTCTGATAGATATAAGAGTGATTTGATTAGATAAATGATTAGTTGTTAGTTAAGAGTTAAATGTCACATACATTACCTTGCTACAACATGGATACGACGGTGACAGGAGAGACAGGTGATTTTATACTCAGGTGTGCTGCGAATGGATTTGTGACAGAAAGGGCAAGCATGATACCAGAGTTTTTGGCTTCTGTCCAGAAGTTTGGGTGTTCCTTGTATCCAGAATGCTTTTTTCTATAAGAAAGGGAATAgtaatttaattagtttttgcagaaatttgaatgacaTAATCAGATAATTTGTAGAAATGTGTATGACTTAATGTTTACCTGTGGAGCAGTCACGATGGCACCTATGTGGGTTATGTCTTCTGCATCTGGTGGTGGAAGAAGTTCCAATGGGTTTTCATATGTTTTTTCAGTAATGGCTTTGGTGATTGCCTCATTATTTTTAGCTGCCCTGTTGTTGTAGTTTATGTGCTAGTATTAGTATTGTGAGCTGTGGTTGAAAtgtattttattagtttattGAGTGCTTACCATTGCCTCAGAGGTGGACCTTCTTGTAGTGGTGGGTTGATTAGGATGCAGGAAGCAAATTTTGTCGAAAGAGTTATAGCTGCAATTATGTTTGTTTGCTTTGGTTAAGATATGTTAATGTAATTTTGTATTCTGCTAACTAAGGGTTTAAAAGTTCTTACTGCCATATGATGTCGCCTTAACTCTGAGAGCTGCAATTAATGGCTGAGTGTGAATTGTTTCAGCAATTATTTGTCCTTCGTCTGTTGCATGCTCTCCCCAGAGTGTAAGGATGATTGCCATTGAACTGATACAAGAAACCTCTTTGTTAGTAATTGCGATGGACTTGTGGGTAACTTAAAATTAGTTTTGGTATCATACCTTTGATCTGTGAGTACAATGTCTCTGATTGGAGTTGCTCCTTTGGTTGATTGTGGATTGACGTGGACAACAATACCAATCACATCTGCATTTAGTTTTATGAGAGTTTATTGAAgacatataattataattattattgttGAAATAGAAAATATTACCTAAATCAGAATTAGTGTCAATGTGATGACACAGCTTTTTGAATGGAGTGAATTGGTAGAGTGGTGGAAGAAGTGGTGGTTGCTGTTCATCTAGAGGCTCAACGATAGTCGAGTTATCAATAATCATAGTGCATGTTTTTTGCTCAAGAGTTAAGGGATCATCTGCATACTGAAGCCTTGCATTTGATACTACAAATCGCCTATAaatctgaaagtgatttctGAAGAAGTCGATGTCTGAGCCATAGATGAGAGCATCAATCTTGTTTGCCTAATTAATGCAGTAATATGAGTATTATGTATGTAACAGTTGTAAGTTGAGTCTTAAAGCTGTAGTTTTGGGGGTGATGTACCTTCTCGTCGGCCAGAAGTAATTTGAGATACCTCCTTCCTTTTTTTGATACCTGAGGTTTTTGTTTGTCGATGACTTGAACGGTAACTGCCCAATTCTTGATTCCAGGGAGCAGGCGATCAAAGGTTATGAAGTTCATTGGTCACAATCTGCGGAGAGTTTCAGTATCAAAACAGATTAGAATTATATACTGTGGATTATGTGCGATGAGTGAAATGCAGATAATAATTAGCTGAGAGTAAGAGTAAAGAAGATGTGACAGGTATGATAAGTTAATGTCAATGATAGGAAAAAAATGCTGTTGGAAAAATGCAAGGATGAAACTATTGATGAAGTATTAGAGCTGTGCTGCTTCTAAAATTTCAGTATAAACTATGTTAGGCGTAATATTATCCAAGCTGAGATCAGAAAGAGAAGGCTTGATCAACATTTTCACAGATTTGCTGTTTCTAGCTCTAGAAAGAGCTACGTAGAGTTGGCCGTGAGAGAAGACTGGTTCACGAAGGTAAATCCCAACATAATCTAAGGTCTGATCCTGAGCTTTATTTATTGTCATGGCGAAGCATAAACGAACTGGAAATTGCATTCTTTCAAAAGCTATAAGACAGTCTGGGTCACTATCTGATTTGAAACATATTCTGTGCAGGAAAACTTCTTTTCCTCTGAATTCACCAGAGCTGATGATTGCCTCTATTATATTTGGTCGCAGAGATCTACATATGAGCCTTGTACCATTGCAGAGGCCTTCTGGAGGATCTATGTTTCTGAGTAACATGATCGGAGAGTTTGGTTTTAGTAGTATTTTGTGCGGAGGGAAACCATTTGGTGTAAGGCTGTTAACAAAGTCTTCTAGGATAGCCTGTTGAGAAGTGTCTGCTATTTTATCTCTGCTAATGTATTCAAAAGAATTCCCTGAAAATTCTTGTATCAATGCATTGTTGATGTCGTCGACAAAGTCATTTTTAGTTGTAAGAATTGCTCGATTCGTCCATGAATAATCTTCTTTTGAGCAACTTTTCAAGTCTGGAAATACTGCATGAATTAAGGTGTTGAGTGATTGCTCTTCAGTGGTGTATGGTATGAGCAGGTCTTGAGGAATTTGAATATTGTTGTTGTTGACAAAAGATTCAGCTCCATTTCCTACACGAAGTAAATAATCAGTAAAATTGGGATCAGCAATAGCTCTCATATTTTCTTTGAGTTTTAGTTTCTGCAAATCAGGCCATATATAGGAATTTACAAGACATGCTTGCATAAAGTCAGGTTTTGATCCTTTTGTTATGACTGGAAGTACCTGACGAAAATCGCCGCCGAAAACTATGATTTTCCCTCCAAAAAGTTCATCTGTCTCCATTAAGTCTCTTAGCGATTTGTCTACACGTTCAATTCCTGTTTTGTGCATCATCGGAGCTTCATCCCAGATTATTAGCTTTGCTTGTCGAAGCAAATCTGCTAGTGCACTCTGTTTACTGATACTACACATATTGTTTGTGTCCATATTAATTGGAATTTTGAAGCGCGAATGCGCTGTTCGTCCTCCAGGAAGTATTGATGCTGCAACTCCGCTTGATGCTGTAGCTAATGCTATGAAACCTTTGGATCTGATATCAGCTAAGAGAGCTTTGTATAAAAATGTTTTACCAGTCCCTCCTGGTCCATCTAAGAAGAAAGATCCTCTGTGATTATTGTATACGTGAGCTGTAATTATATCAAATGCAAGTTTCTGTTCCATATTTAGTCGACTAATGGATGCAATATCTTCATCTGAGACAATAATCTGAGTTTCACTCATAGTATCTCTTGTTTCTCTGTCTGCCAGATTCAACCTCAGAATTCGTGGGACTAAGTCGTAGGTATTGATGTTCTTGCCCATTGATTGTAAAAACTTACTTATTTCATGAAGCACATTTAGTCGTATCTGATCACTTTGCACATTAGGCTGATGATAAAAATCTTCGGATAGAGATCTTTTGAAATTTTCCCAAAGCTGTCTAGGATT
Protein-coding sequences here:
- the LOC113695615 gene encoding 26S proteasome non-ATPase regulatory subunit 1 homolog B-like isoform X3, translated to MLGTLWFWHWTLQIVSLLSESYNPHVRHSPALMFGISCAGTGLSEAISLLEPLTSDVPAIPLLMHSDSWCCRKEIRTGAL
- the LOC113695615 gene encoding 26S proteasome non-ATPase regulatory subunit 1 homolog B-like isoform X1; translated protein: MLGTLWFWHWVSFSYVQTLQIVSLLSESYNPHVRHSPALMFGISCAGTGLSEAISLLEPLTSDVPAIPLLMHSDSWCCRKEIRTGAL
- the LOC113695615 gene encoding 26S proteasome non-ATPase regulatory subunit 1 homolog B-like isoform X2, whose product is MLGTLWFWHWVSFSYVQTLQIVSLLSESYNPHVRHSPALMFGISCAGTGLSEAISLLEPLTSDVPAIPLLMHSVVTSFAHGQFCNW
- the LOC140009646 gene encoding replication protein A 70 kDa DNA-binding subunit D-like, producing the protein MNFITFDRLLPGIKNWAVTVQVIDKQKPQVSKKGRRYLKLLLADEKANKIDALIYGSDIDFFRNHFQIYRRFVVSNARLQYADDPLTLEQKTCTMIIDNSTIVEPLDEQQPPLLPPLYQFTPFKKLCHHIDTNSDLDVIGIVVHVNPQSTKGATPIRDIVLTDQSSMAIILTLWGEHATDEGQIIAETIHTQPLIAALRVKATSYGTITLSTKFASCILINPPLQEGPPLRQWAAKNNEAITKAITEKTYENPLELLPPPDAEDITHIGAIVTAPQKKAFWIQGTPKLLDRSQKLWYHACPFCHKSIRSTPEYKITCLSCHRRIHVVARPRITVDFTDWSGNITLDLYGKDAQQLLPYKISEIQQQESENNIPYRAIEECISDNTIICFIKKAPYSYEPSATQKYTAIVAHKIYLAEQGSRLTGAAGSSSA